The Ictalurus punctatus breed USDA103 chromosome 9, Coco_2.0, whole genome shotgun sequence genome contains a region encoding:
- the xdh gene encoding xanthine dehydrogenase/oxidase isoform X3 yields MPLDPTQEIIFPPELMSLSKHPTRQLRFLGERVLWIQPSTLKELLELKALYPTAKLVVGNTEVGIEMKFKNFLYPVILAPTYIQELNSIQYTETGIEFGASVTLTVLKEVLCGMVEKLPSYKTEVFQAILEQLRWFAGQQIRNVAAIGGNIMTASPISDLNPVFMAVGSKLNLMSKEGKRVLQLDDKFFTGYRKTALRPEEILLSIEIPYTKKGQYCSAFKQSLRKEDDIAIVTCGMNVQFKEGSNIVQDIRISYGGMAPTTVLATTTCNRLIGRQWNEEMMQDACSLLAEEMSLSPSAPGGMVTYRRTLTISLFFKFYLTVQHKLAQEYLSVEDVRPDYASAIENYHVDSPTSVQLYQVVPPGQSPDDVVGRPVMHLSALKQATGEAVYCDDIPHFENELYLALVTSTKAHAYIKSIDIDDAMAVPGVVTFVSAKDITGSNKTGPVVYDETVFADDKVTCVGHIVGAIVADTQVHAQRAAKAVRISYEECQPVIVTIQDAIDNQSFYQPVRTIERGDLVQGFQESDNILQGEIHIGGQEHFYLETNCTLAVPRGEDGEMELFVSTQAATKTQMLVAKVLGVPASHIVCRVKRMGGGFGGKECRSTMLSTVVSVAAQKVKRPVRCMLDRDEDMLVTGGRHPFFGHYKVGFKKNGKVMALDVTYFSNAGNSMDLSLSIMERALFHMDNCYNIPHIRGTGYICKTNLPSNTAFRGFGGPQGMMVAESWISDVALYCGLPPEQVRMMNLYKQGDYTPFKQCLDQFTIHRCWEECMTISDFHQWKAKVEQYNKQNRWTKRGLSIIPTKFGISFTAVFLNQAGALVHIYTDGSVLLTHGGTEMGQGLHTKMVQVASRTLGIPSTKIHISETSTNTVPNTSPTAASASSDLNGMAVYNACQTLLQRLDPYKAKNPMGSWEDWVKAAYFDRVNLSANGFYKTPDIGYEFETNSGRAFNYFSYGVAVSVVEVDCLTGSHKNLHTSIVMDVGKSLNPALDIGQVEGAFMQGVGLFTLEELRYSPQGYLYTRGPGMYKIPAFGDIPTELKVSLLRDSPNEKAIFSSKAVGEPPLFLAASVFYAIKDAITAARAESGLTGPFRLDSPATPERIRNACEDRFTKLCPPSELGTYTPWDVKV; encoded by the exons ATGCCACTGGACCCAACACAAGAAATCATTTTCCCTCCAGAACTGATG AGTCTTTCCAAGCATCCAACACGACAGCTGAGATTTCTTGGGGAAAGAGTTTTATGGATTCAGCCCAGCACCCTGAAAGAACTACTGGAGCTAAAGGCATTGTATCCTACAGCCAAGTTGGTGGTGGGCAACACTGAAGTTG GTATTGAGATGAAATTCAAGAACTTCCTGTACCCTGTGATCTTAGCACCAACCTACATCCAGGAACTCAACAGCATCCAGTACACGGAGACTG GGATTGAGTTTGGTGCATCTGTGACATTGACTGTGTTGAAGGAGGTCCTTTGTGGAATGGTAGAAAAACTACCCAGCTACAAAACGGAGGTTTTCCAGGCCATACTCGAGCAGCTGCGCTGGTTCGCAGGACAACAGATTCGAAATGTTGCA GCTAttggtggaaatattatgacaGCAAGTCCTATTTCAGACCTTAACCCTGTGTTCATGGCCGTGGGTTCTAAGCTAAATCTGATGTCCAAAG aaGGAAAACGTGTGCTTCAGTTGGATGACAAGTTTTTCACTGGCTacaggaaaactgctttaagaccAGAGGAAATTCTGTTGTCCATTGAGATTCCATACACAAAAAAG GGCCAGTATTGCTCAGCCTTTAAGCAGTCACTTCGCAAAGAGGATGATATTGCCATTGTCACCTGTGGGATGAATGTACAGTTCAAGGAGGGATCCAACATAGTGCAGGACATCCGAATCAGTTATGGTGGAATGGCCCCTACCACTGTTCTCGCCACAACAACATGCAACCGACTTATTGGCAG ACAGTGGAATGAGGAGATGATGCAGGATGCCTGCTCTTTATTGGCTGAAGAgatgtccctctctccctccgcACCAGGTGGAATGGTGACATATAGACGCACACTGACCATCAGCCTGTTCTTCAAATTCTACCTCACCGTCCAGCACAAACTAGCTCAAGAG TACCTCTCTGTTGAGGATGTCAGACCAGATTATGCCAGTGCTATCGAAAACTATCACGTGGATTCACCAACCAGTGTTCAGCTGTACCAG GTAGTCCCTCCTGGTCAGAGCCCAGATGATGTGGTAGGTCGTCCTGTTATGCACCTGTCTGCTCTGAAGCAGGCCACAGGAGAGGCTGTGTACTGTGATGATATTCCTCACTTTGAAAATGAACTCTATTTGGCCCTTGTCACCAGCACTAAAGCTCATGCTTATATTAA ATCTATTGATATTGATGATGCCATGGCAGTTCCAGGAGTGGTTACATTTGTTTCTGCCAAGGACATAACTGGCAGCAATAAGACTGGACCTGTTGTCTATGACGAGACTGTCTTCGCTGATGACAAG GTCACATGTGTTGGTCACATAGTGGGAGCCATTGTAGCAGACACACAAGTCCATGCTCAGAGGGCAGCCAAAGCTGTGAGGATCTCATATGAGGAATGTCAACCTGTGATTGTCACCATTCAG GATGCCATTGACAATCAGTCATTCTACCAGCCAGTGAGAACTATAGAGAGAGGAGATCTGGTGCAAGGCTTTCAAGAGTCTGATAACATCCTACAAG GTGAAATACACATAGGGGGACAGGAACATTTTTACTTGGAGACAAACTGCACACTGGCTGTCCCTCGAGGAGAGGATGGTGAAATGGAGCTGTTTGTGTCCACGCAAGCAGCCACAAAAACACAA ATGCTTGTGGCCAAAGTATTAGGAGTGCCAGCCAGTCATATTGTTTGTCGAGTTAAGAGAATGGGAGGCGGATTCGGAGGAAAAGAGTGCCGCAGCACCATGCTCTCAACAGTTGTGTCTGTTGCTGCTCAGAA AGTCAAGAGACCAGTCCGTTGCATGTTGGACCGCGATGAGGACATGCTGGTAACTGGAGGTCGGCACCCATTCTTTGGACATTACAAG GTTGGATTTAAGAAGAATGGAAAAGTGATGGCTCTTGATGTAACCTACTTCAGCAACGCAGGAAATTCCATGGACCTTTCCTTGTCT ATAATGGAACGTGCTCTCTTCCATATGGACAACTGCTATAACATCCCTCACATTCGTGGGACTGGCTACATATGTAAAACCAATCTGCCTTCCAACACTGCATTTCGGGGCTTTGGTGGGCCTCAGGGAATGATGGTAGCAGAGAGTTGGATAAGTGATGTGGCTCTGTATTGTGGCCTCCCTCCTGAACAG GTCAGGATGATGAATCTGTATAAGCAGGGAGACTATACCCCCTTTAAACAGTGTCTGGACCAGTTTACCATACATCGCTGCTGGGAGGAGTGCATGACCATCTCAGACTTCCACCAATGGAAAGCCAAGGTGGAGCAGTATAACAA ACAGAATCGCTGGACCAAAAGAGGGTTGTCCATCATTCCCACAAAGTTTGGCATCAGCTTCACTGCAGTCTTCCTCAACCAG gcAGGAGCACTggttcatatttatacagatggTTCAGTCCTTCTCACCCATGGTGGAACAGAAATGGGACAAGGCTTACACACTAAAATGGTCCAG GTTGCCAGCCGAACTCTGGGAATCCCCAGCACAAAGATTCATATCAGTGAGACCAGCACTAACACAGTCCCAAACACAAGCCCTACTGCTGCATCTGCCTCTTCAGACCTCAATGGCATGGCTGTCTAT AATGCATGCCAGACGCTGCTGCAGAGACTGGACCCATACAAAGCCAAAAACCCGATGGGCAGCTGGGAGGACTGG GTGAAAGCAGCTTACTTTGACAGGGTGAACTTATCAGCCAATGGGTTTTATAa GACTCCAGATATTGGCTATGAGTTTGAAACTAATTCAGGCCGCGCATTTAACTACTTCTCTTATGGTGTAGCAGTCTCAGTGGTGGAGGTAGACTGTCTGACTGGCAGTCACAAG AACCTGCATACTTCCATTGTTATGGATGTGGGCAAAAGTCTGAACCCAGCTCTGGACATTGGTCAG GTCGAGGGTGCATTCATGCAGGGTGTGGGTCTTTTCACACTTGAAGAGTTGCGCTACTCTCCCCAAGGTTACCTGTACACTCGTGGACCTGGAATGTATAAGATTCCTGCTTTTGGAGACATTCCAACTGAACTTAAGGTCTCACTACTTAGAGATTCCCCCAACGAGAAGGCCATCTTCTCTTCTAAG GCTGTGGGAGAGCCTCCCCTGTTCCTGGCAGCCTCAGTTTTCTATGCTATAAAAGATGCTATTACAGCTGCCAGGGCCGAGTCTGGCCTTACAGGACCATTTAGACTGGACAGCCCTGCTACACCTGAGAGAATACGCAACGCTTGTGAGGACAGATTCACCAAACTT tGTCCTCCTTCGGAGCTGGGAACGTATACACCATGGGATGTGAAGGTGTAA